The nucleotide window GCATAGATCATCTGAGCCCGTCAACAACTTACACTTTTACGGTGAAAGCTTTTGATAAAGGATATCTGGAATCGCCTTTCAGTAATACTGTTACAGCTTCAACCATTGCTTCGGATACCTATGCACCGGATCTTATGATCACCAAATATATTTCCGGAACGAATACAGAATTCATTAAGAATAATGCACTTGAAATTGTTAATAAAACAGGACATGAGGTTAATCTGAATAATTACAGGATCAACATCCAGTTCAAAAATACAAACACCGGAGCGATCTATAATGGTGATACCTATGAGTTGGAAGGGAAAGTAGGAAACAATGAAACTTTTGTTATTCTGAATCCAAAAGGAACCCTGTCATGCTACACTCCTGATCAGGCAAAATTTGTAACAGCATCTGATCCCATGATGTTTGCAGGGGAAAATTATGTAGAGCTTGCTTATAATAAAACAGTTACGGTAGATGCTATCGGGGTAAAATACACCATTAATAATAACGGTAATGTATCTTTATACAGAAAGAATACCATCAACCAGCCTACCAGCACATTTACTATCAGCGAATGGGATTCTTATCCATCCAATTACTGTCAGAATCTCGGCACACTGTCAACCTCAGAATTGTTTGCTGATCATAATGAATTTACCGTCTATCCCAATCCGGTTGATGATCATCTTTATGTAACCGGAGAAACTGACAAAATAAAAACGGCCTGGATCATAGATCTTTCAGGAAAAGTGATTTATACCGAAAAAGATCCTTTCAGATATAAGAAAGATATTGCTGTACAAGATATTCCAACTGGAATTTACTTCTTAAAGCTTGATGAAAAGGCACATCAGTTTATTAAAAAGTAAATGAAATCAGATTTAAATGCTATTAAACCTAACAGGTTTTTAAAACCTGTTAGGTTTATTTTTAGTAATACATAAAGGAAATTGATAAGATCGTTTCACTTTGCTCACACTGATTCTTTTAGCCCTGATAGCAGCGGTTACCCCGGAGCGTAAGTGGGAGAGCTGGAGGGGTAAAGAGCGTGGGATAGGCAGGAGCGAGGAGTATGAGCGGATAGCAGGAATAAGCTTCTCGTTAAAAAAACTTGAAAAAAGTAGAGTTAAAGTAAATGTAACTGTAAAGATTTCACTTATTTTTTTGCTTTTTCCCAATTTTTAGATTTGATGTAACGCCTTAAAAACCTTATGTTTACTGCATCATCGATATAAGCAGATTCGCTAATAATCAATATCTATAAGGGTTTCTGCTTATATTTTTTATATATAAGTAATTATGCTTATATTTGCAGTATGATAGCGGTCATTACCGGTGATATTATAAATTCACAGCATGCGGACACTGAAGTTTGGATTACCAGGCTTAAACATCTTCTCGAAAAATGGGGAAGCGCTCCTCACACATGGGAAATCTACAGAGGTGATGAGTTTCAGTTCAAATGCAGGATTGATGACGTTTTCTGGCGATTTCTAGCCATAAAATCTCTTATTAAAAGTGTTGAAAATTTAGATGTAAGAATGGCCATCGGTATTGGTGAAGAAAGTTTCTCTTCTGAGAAAATTACTGAATCTAATGGTACTGCTTACGTGAATTCCGGAAGACTGCTGAATGATCTTAAAAGTGACGGACATACCGTTGCTATTAAAACATCCAGTGATTCTGTAGACA belongs to Chryseobacterium gleum and includes:
- a CDS encoding SatD family protein, which gives rise to MIAVITGDIINSQHADTEVWITRLKHLLEKWGSAPHTWEIYRGDEFQFKCRIDDVFWRFLAIKSLIKSVENLDVRMAIGIGEESFSSEKITESNGTAYVNSGRLLNDLKSDGHTVAIKTSSDSVDRDLNILLKWSSKDFDNWTMATAEIIHEMIMNQDITQEDLAKRFAISQSSVSQRLKRANYELIVETNQYFRKKISEL